Proteins encoded together in one Porites lutea chromosome 2, jaPorLute2.1, whole genome shotgun sequence window:
- the LOC140928171 gene encoding dehydrogenase/reductase SDR family member 1-like isoform X1, whose product MTSELPLLSGKVCIVTGASRGIGKGIALMLAKAGATVYITGRTLDATEGRTGSLRQTAEEIGQESTGQCIPVQCDHGNDQEVQKLFDKVSKEQNGRLDILVNNAFKGVKVLNENEEKPFYEQPANVWDEVNNVGLRSNYIAAWHAARMMVPAKQGLIVNVSSSGGLTYLFNVAYGVGKAANDRMAADMAVELKEQNVACVSLWPGAVMTENIRDHLSQPQDEKIRRTAKLFEDAEDPTFSGKAVAWLAADPGIMKKSGRILITAELGREYGFKDVGGTQPLSIRQVKKLVSYFYPSVSWMIPEFVYVPRWLLAAGVHTF is encoded by the exons ATGACATCAGAACTCCCTTTATTGTCCGGAAAAGTGTGCATTGTGACAGGAGCATCTCGGGGTATTGGTAAAGGTATTGCCTTGATGTTGGCCAAAGCAGGAGCCACAGTGTATATAACAG GAAGGACCCTTGATGCTACAGAAGGAAGGACTGGATCACTACGGCAAACTGCTGAGGAG ATAGGACAAGAGAGTACCGGACAGTGTATACCAGTGCAGTGTGACCATGGAAACGATCAAGAAGTCCAAAAGTTGTTCGATAAAGTTAGCAAAGAACAAAATGGACGGTTGGATATCCTTGTGAACAATGCTTTCAAAGGAGTGAAG gtactgaatgaaaatgaagaaaaaccaTTTTATGAACAG CCTGCAAACGTGTGGGATGAAGTGAACAATGTGGGACTTAG GTCGAATTACATTGCCGCGTGGCATGCAGCCAGGATGATGGTTCCAGCTAAACAAGGACTTATAGTCAATGTTTCATCGTCAGGAGGATTGACATATCTTTTCAACGTTGCATATGGCGTTGGGAAAGCTGCA AATGATCGAATGGCCGCAGACATGGCTGTGGAGCTGAAGGAACAGAATGTGGCTTGCGTGTCCCTTTGGCCTGGAGCTGTGATGACTGAAAATATCAGAGACCATTTAAGTCAACCACAAGATGAGAAG ATAAGGAGAACAGCCAAACTTTTCGAAGATGCCGAGGATCCAACATTTTCAGGCAAGGCCGTGGCTTGGCTGGCAGCAG ATCCGGGCATAATGAAGAAAAGCGGTCGGATTCTCATAACAGCTGAGTTGGGGCGAGAATACGGCTTCAAAGATGTTGGAG GAACCCAGCCATTGTCGATTCGACAAGTGAAGAAACTCGTCTCCTATTTCTACCCTTCCGTGTCGTGGATGATTCCTGAGTTTGTTTATGTTCCTCGCTGGTTACTGGCAGCGGGCGTTCATACGTTTTGA
- the LOC140928039 gene encoding uncharacterized protein, with the protein MAFKNVPNLLLINHNDGFINDDEFVVLYDLYASKNLDFPYDSYAPFDLEELDESESFAEFRFGKRDIRILKELLLIPDTITCSQRSVCDGLEGLCMLLKQLSYPCRYGDMVHRFAKPVPVLSMITNQMIDFVYNVHGNRVLNWNHEVLSPVNLQTYVDAVTARGAPLPNCFGFIDGTVRPISRPGEHQRLLYNGHKRVHALKFQSIALPNGLIGNLYGPVEGRKHDAGMLADSQLLHDLHRFAYNPAGQAVCVYGDPAYPLRVQMQGPFRYGVLTPQMQQYNTEMSAVRSSVEWLFGDVINSFKFNDFKKDLKLFLSSVGKIYVVSVILHNAMTCLYGNMTSEFFDLRPPTLDTYFG; encoded by the exons ATGGCTTTCAAAAACGTCCCAAATCTACTTCTAATTAATCACAACGATGGCTTTATCAATGATGATGAATTTGTTGTTCTGTACGACCTCTATGCATCGAAAAACCTCGACTTTCCGTACGATTCGTACGCACCTTTTGACCTGGAAGAGCTTGATGAGTCTGAGAGTTTTGCAGAGTTTCGCTTTGGAAAACGAGATATACGAATTCTGAAGGAACTTTTGCTAATCCCTGACACGATTACCTGCAGTCAGCGCTCTGTTTGTGATGGACTAGAAGGTCTGTGCATGCTGCTAAAGCAGCTTTCTTACCCATGCAGATATGGAGACATGGTACATAGATTCGCTAAACCTGTTCCAGTTCTTAGCATGATCACCAATCAAATGATTGACTTTGTATATAATGTTCACGGGAATAGAGTACTAAACTGGAATCATGAGGTCCTTAGTCCTGTCAACCTGCAGACTTATGTTGATGCTGTGACAGCCAGGGGAGCCCCACTGCCCAATTGTTTTGGGTTTATTGACGGTACCGTTAGGCCTATATCAAGACCTGGAGAACATCAGCGACTTCTTTACAATGGGCATAAAAGGGTTCATGCCCTGAAATTTCAAAGCATTGCTTTGCCAAATGGATTGATCGGAAATCTATATGGCCCAGTTG AAGGAAGAAAACATGATGCAGGAATGCTTGCTGATTCACAGCTACTACACGACCTTCATCGGTTTGCCTACAATCCAGCTGGCCAGGCAGTCTGTGTTTATGGTGACCCTGCCTACCCCCTTAGAGTGCAGATGCAAGGACCCTTTAGATATGGTGTATTGACGCCACAAATGCAGCAGTACAATACAGAGATGAGTGCTGTTAGAAGTTCTGTTGAATGGCTGTTCGGAGATGTAATCAACTCGTTTAAGTTTAATGACTTTAAAAAAGATCTGAAGCTTTTCCTCAGCAGTGTTGGAAAGATCTATGTTGTTTCTGTCATACTGCATAATGCAATGACATGCTTGTATGGTAACATGACCTCAGAATTTTTTGACCTTAGGCCACCTACTCTTGACACATACTTTGGCTAG